A stretch of the Parabacteroides timonensis genome encodes the following:
- the ilvC gene encoding ketol-acid reductoisomerase: MAVMNFGGVDENVVTREEFPLEKAREVLKDETIAVIGYGVQGPGQSLNLRDNGFNVIVGQRKGGKTWEKAVADGWVPGETLFDIEEACEKATIIQYLLSDAAQIEVWPRIKKYLTPGKALYFSHGFGITYKERTNIIPPADVDVILVAPKGSGTSLRRMFLQGRGLNSSYAIFQDATGKAWDRVIALGIGVGSGYLFETTFKKEVYSDLTGERGTLMGAIQGLLLAQYETLRENGHEPSEAFNETVEELTQSLMPLFAENGMDWMYANCSTTAQRGALDWMGPFHDATKPVFQKLYSEVACGNEAQRSIDTNSKPDYREGLEKELAALRDSEMWRAGAVVRKLRPENN; this comes from the coding sequence ATGGCAGTAATGAATTTTGGCGGTGTTGATGAAAACGTAGTAACCCGCGAAGAATTTCCGTTGGAAAAGGCAAGAGAAGTATTGAAAGATGAAACTATCGCCGTGATAGGTTATGGCGTACAAGGTCCCGGCCAGAGCCTGAACTTGCGCGACAACGGTTTTAACGTAATTGTAGGACAACGTAAAGGTGGTAAGACTTGGGAAAAAGCCGTTGCTGACGGTTGGGTGCCGGGCGAAACACTGTTCGATATCGAAGAAGCTTGCGAAAAAGCAACAATCATACAGTATCTGCTTTCAGATGCCGCGCAGATTGAAGTATGGCCGCGTATCAAAAAATACCTGACTCCGGGTAAGGCTTTGTATTTCTCTCACGGTTTCGGTATTACTTATAAAGAACGTACAAACATCATCCCTCCTGCTGATGTAGACGTAATCCTGGTTGCTCCGAAAGGATCGGGTACTTCACTTCGTCGTATGTTCCTGCAAGGCCGTGGCTTGAACTCAAGCTACGCAATCTTCCAGGATGCAACAGGCAAGGCATGGGATCGCGTAATCGCATTGGGTATCGGTGTAGGTTCAGGCTACTTGTTCGAAACAACTTTCAAGAAAGAAGTATATTCTGACCTGACTGGCGAACGTGGTACTTTGATGGGTGCAATCCAGGGATTACTGCTTGCTCAGTACGAAACACTGCGCGAAAACGGTCATGAACCTTCTGAAGCATTCAATGAAACAGTAGAAGAACTTACTCAGTCGTTGATGCCTTTATTCGCGGAAAACGGTATGGATTGGATGTATGCAAACTGTTCGACTACAGCACAGCGTGGTGCTTTAGACTGGATGGGCCCGTTCCACGATGCTACAAAACCGGTATTCCAGAAACTGTATAGCGAAGTTGCCTGTGGTAACGAAGCACAGCGTTCTATCGATACAAACAGTAAGCCAGACTACCGTGAAGGTCTTGAAAAAGAACTGGCTGCTCTTCGCGACAGCGAAATGTGGCGTGCAGGTGCTGTTGTTCGTAAACTTCGTCCTGAAAACAACTAA
- a CDS encoding purple acid phosphatase family protein encodes MNKINLFFLFCLLAVIPVFAQEDIRITHAPYLQNLGENEVSIVWTVNKPSIGWVELAPDDGTHFYQTERSKTFNAKNGIKQTSTVHAVHLKDLEPGTRYRYRIYSQEVLSHVGWKVIYGNVAATDVYGKQPLTFKTSDHNRQSVNFAMVNDIHGKSDMLEKLVSYCDLKTTDLFLFNGDMVSIFNSEKEIFDGFMSKATELFASELPMYYTRGNHETRGSFATAFQDYFSPGQDHIYYMFRQGPVCFVILDSGEDKPDSDIEYSGINAYDEYRTEQAEWLKKVLESKEYKDAPFKVVVCHIPPFGGWHGDQEVTEKFIPLLNNAGVDIMLCGHLHRYIRNEAKDGVKFPVIVNSNNTVLKAEAQNNKLSIKVLDQDGKEVDKLIINK; translated from the coding sequence ATGAATAAGATCAATCTTTTCTTTCTCTTTTGCCTGTTAGCTGTTATTCCGGTCTTTGCTCAGGAGGATATCAGGATTACCCATGCTCCTTATCTGCAAAATCTAGGTGAAAATGAAGTGAGCATAGTATGGACTGTCAATAAACCATCCATTGGTTGGGTGGAGTTGGCACCGGATGACGGAACACATTTCTATCAGACTGAACGGTCTAAAACATTCAATGCGAAAAATGGAATAAAGCAGACATCTACTGTTCATGCCGTTCACCTGAAAGATTTGGAGCCCGGGACACGTTATCGTTACCGTATTTATTCACAGGAAGTGTTAAGTCATGTCGGTTGGAAGGTTATTTATGGAAATGTGGCGGCTACCGATGTATACGGGAAGCAACCGTTGACTTTTAAAACAAGCGATCATAATCGGCAATCAGTCAATTTTGCGATGGTAAACGATATACATGGTAAGAGTGATATGCTGGAAAAACTGGTTTCTTATTGTGATCTAAAGACTACTGATCTGTTTTTGTTCAATGGTGATATGGTTTCTATTTTCAATAGTGAGAAAGAGATCTTCGACGGATTTATGAGTAAGGCTACAGAACTGTTTGCTTCGGAGTTGCCGATGTACTATACGCGTGGGAATCATGAAACGCGCGGTTCTTTTGCTACAGCTTTTCAGGATTATTTTTCACCCGGACAAGATCATATTTATTATATGTTCCGTCAGGGACCGGTATGTTTTGTTATTTTGGATTCCGGAGAGGACAAGCCGGATTCCGATATAGAATATTCCGGAATAAATGCCTATGATGAGTACCGTACCGAGCAAGCCGAGTGGTTGAAGAAGGTGCTTGAAAGTAAGGAATATAAAGATGCTCCTTTTAAAGTTGTTGTTTGTCACATTCCCCCGTTTGGAGGTTGGCATGGCGATCAGGAAGTGACTGAGAAGTTCATCCCGTTATTGAATAATGCCGGTGTCGATATAATGCTTTGTGGGCATCTTCATCGATATATACGGAATGAAGCCAAGGACGGTGTGAAATTTCCAGTTATTGTAAACTCCAATAATACGGTATTGAAAGCTGAAGCTCAAAATAATAAACTGAGTATAAAGGTGCTTGATCAGGATGGAAAAGAGGTTGATAAACTGATTATAAATAAGTAA
- a CDS encoding 2-isopropylmalate synthase: MSDRLFIFDTTLRDGEQVPGCQLNSIEKIQVARALEELGVDVIEAGFPVSSPGDFNSVVEISKAVTWPTICALTRAVEKDIDVAAEALKYAKRGRIHTGIGTSDYHIRYKFNSNQDEILERAIAATKYAKRYVEDIEFYCEDAGRTDNAYLARVVEAVIKAGATVVNIPDTTGYCLPDEYGAKIKYLMEHVDGIQNAIISTHCHNDLGMATANTVQGVLNGARQVEVTINGIGERAGNTSLEEVAMIFRSHKERGIETNINTTKIYGISRTVSSLMNMPIQPNKAIVGRNAFAHSSGIHQDGVLKNRESYEIIDPKDVGIDDNAIVLTARSGRAALKHRLNVLGVELSQEKLDKVYEEFLKLADRKKDINDDDVLMLAGKDRTATHRIKLDYLQVTSGVGLQSVASVCLDIAGEKFQAAAAGNGPVDAAIKAVKSIIHRTMTIQEFLIQAINKGSDDMGKVHMQVEYDGNNYYGFAANTDIIAASVEAFIDAINKFVK, from the coding sequence ATGTCAGACAGATTATTTATTTTCGACACCACGTTGAGAGATGGTGAACAAGTTCCGGGATGCCAGTTAAACAGTATTGAAAAGATTCAGGTAGCCAGAGCACTCGAAGAACTTGGTGTGGATGTGATTGAAGCAGGATTTCCAGTATCGAGCCCGGGGGACTTCAATAGTGTGGTTGAGATATCGAAAGCTGTCACTTGGCCAACTATCTGTGCGTTGACTCGTGCTGTCGAAAAAGACATCGATGTGGCTGCCGAAGCATTGAAGTATGCTAAACGCGGACGTATCCATACCGGTATCGGTACTTCCGATTATCATATCCGTTATAAATTCAATTCCAACCAGGATGAAATTCTGGAACGTGCTATCGCAGCTACGAAATATGCTAAACGGTATGTGGAAGATATCGAGTTTTATTGCGAAGATGCCGGACGTACGGACAATGCTTATCTGGCGCGTGTTGTTGAGGCCGTGATCAAAGCGGGTGCCACAGTTGTAAATATTCCTGATACGACCGGTTATTGTCTGCCTGACGAATATGGTGCAAAGATTAAATACCTGATGGAACATGTGGACGGCATACAGAATGCGATTATCTCTACACACTGTCATAATGACCTGGGTATGGCAACAGCCAATACCGTGCAGGGTGTCCTGAACGGAGCACGCCAGGTGGAAGTAACCATCAATGGTATCGGTGAACGTGCCGGCAACACTTCACTGGAAGAAGTAGCCATGATCTTCCGCAGCCACAAAGAACGCGGAATCGAAACCAATATCAATACCACAAAAATCTACGGTATCAGCCGTACGGTTTCCAGCCTGATGAATATGCCGATTCAGCCCAACAAGGCAATCGTCGGACGTAATGCGTTCGCTCACTCTTCCGGTATCCACCAGGACGGTGTATTGAAGAATCGTGAAAGCTATGAGATCATCGACCCGAAAGATGTAGGTATCGACGATAACGCCATCGTGCTGACTGCCCGTAGCGGACGTGCTGCCCTGAAACATCGTCTGAATGTCTTAGGTGTGGAACTGAGCCAGGAAAAGCTGGACAAGGTATATGAAGAATTTCTGAAACTGGCTGACCGCAAGAAAGATATCAACGACGATGATGTATTGATGTTGGCAGGAAAAGACCGTACGGCTACACACCGCATCAAACTGGATTACCTGCAGGTGACTTCCGGTGTCGGTTTACAGTCTGTTGCCAGCGTATGTCTGGATATTGCCGGCGAGAAGTTCCAGGCTGCAGCAGCCGGAAACGGTCCGGTAGACGCTGCCATCAAGGCGGTTAAATCTATTATCCATCGCACGATGACCATCCAGGAGTTTCTCATTCAGGCTATTAATAAAGGTAGCGACGACATGGGTAAGGTACACATGCAGGTGGAATACGATGGAAACAACTACTATGGCTTTGCTGCCAATACCGATATTATCGCAGCTTCGGTAGAAGCCTTTATCGACGCAATCAATAAGTTCGTAAAATAA
- the leuC gene encoding 3-isopropylmalate dehydratase large subunit yields MSKTLFEKIWEKHVVDTLPDGTIQFYIDRLFCHEVTSPQAFAGLRARGLKPFRPEQITCMPDHNIPTLHQEKPIEDPVSKNQVDTLEKNAKDFNLTYYGLQHPKNGIIHVVGPETGLTQPGMTIVCGDSHTSTHGAMGAIAFGIGTSEVEMTLATQCIMQRKPKTMRITIDGKRKPGVTAKDFALYIISKMTTGGATGYFVEYAGEAIRNTTMEERLTICNLSIEMGARGGMIAPDQVTFDYLKDREFAPRAEAWEKKLAEWRELYSDPDAQFDKEIVFHAEDIDPMVTYGTNPGMGMGIRESIPTMESVDEAGRISYKKSLDYMGFTAGEPVLGKKIDYVFLGSCTNGRIEDFRAFASLVKGKKKAGDVIVWLVPGSWQVERQIRAEGIDKVLTEAGFELRQPGCSACLAMNEDKVPAGKYAVSTSNRNFEGRQGPGARTILAGPLVAAAAAVTGKITDPRDLM; encoded by the coding sequence ATGAGCAAGACATTATTTGAGAAGATTTGGGAGAAACATGTGGTAGACACACTGCCCGACGGAACGATCCAGTTTTACATCGACCGTCTGTTCTGCCATGAAGTAACCAGTCCGCAGGCGTTTGCCGGCTTGCGTGCCCGTGGTCTGAAACCATTCCGTCCGGAACAGATTACTTGTATGCCGGACCATAATATTCCGACATTGCACCAGGAGAAACCGATCGAAGATCCTGTGTCTAAGAACCAGGTAGATACGTTAGAAAAGAATGCTAAGGATTTCAATCTGACTTATTACGGATTACAACATCCGAAGAACGGTATCATCCATGTGGTAGGTCCGGAAACAGGTCTGACACAGCCGGGTATGACAATCGTTTGCGGCGACTCCCACACTTCTACCCACGGCGCTATGGGTGCCATCGCTTTCGGTATCGGTACCAGCGAGGTGGAAATGACATTGGCTACTCAGTGTATTATGCAGCGTAAGCCGAAAACGATGCGCATCACCATCGACGGAAAACGTAAACCGGGCGTAACGGCAAAGGATTTTGCTCTTTATATCATCAGTAAAATGACAACAGGAGGTGCAACGGGTTATTTCGTTGAATATGCTGGCGAAGCCATCCGCAATACAACGATGGAAGAGCGTCTTACCATCTGTAACCTGTCTATTGAAATGGGTGCCCGTGGCGGTATGATTGCTCCGGACCAAGTCACTTTCGATTATCTGAAAGACCGTGAATTTGCTCCCCGTGCCGAAGCGTGGGAAAAGAAACTGGCTGAATGGCGTGAATTATACAGCGATCCGGATGCTCAGTTCGATAAAGAGATCGTGTTCCATGCGGAAGACATCGACCCGATGGTGACTTACGGAACGAATCCGGGCATGGGCATGGGCATCCGCGAAAGCATCCCGACTATGGAAAGCGTAGACGAGGCTGGTCGCATCTCTTATAAAAAATCGCTTGACTATATGGGCTTTACTGCCGGTGAACCTGTATTAGGCAAGAAAATAGATTACGTATTCCTGGGAAGTTGTACGAATGGGCGTATCGAGGATTTCCGTGCTTTCGCCTCTTTGGTGAAAGGAAAGAAGAAGGCCGGCGATGTGATTGTATGGCTGGTTCCCGGTAGCTGGCAGGTAGAACGTCAGATTCGTGCGGAAGGTATCGATAAGGTTCTGACAGAAGCCGGTTTTGAATTGCGTCAGCCGGGCTGTTCGGCTTGTCTGGCAATGAATGAAGACAAGGTTCCGGCCGGTAAATATGCCGTATCTACTTCCAACCGTAACTTCGAAGGTCGTCAGGGACCAGGTGCACGTACCATCCTTGCCGGTCCATTGGTGGCAGCAGCAGCAGCAGTAACGGGAAAGATCACCGATCCGAGAGATTTAATGTAA
- the leuD gene encoding 3-isopropylmalate dehydratase small subunit has product MKEKFTIVTSTCVPLPLENVDTDQIIPARFLKATTREGFGDNLFRDWRYDKAGNPNPDFVLNQNTYKGEILVAGKNFGSGSSREHAAWAIAGYGFRAVVSSFFADIFKNNSMNNGLVPVVVSPEFLAEIFASVEADPKATLTIDLPSQTITNNATGKSESFDINAYKKDCLVNGLDDIDYLLANKEKIETYEASR; this is encoded by the coding sequence ATGAAAGAAAAATTCACGATAGTAACATCCACCTGTGTACCTCTTCCTTTGGAAAATGTAGACACAGACCAGATCATCCCGGCCCGCTTCCTGAAAGCTACCACACGCGAGGGCTTCGGCGATAATCTTTTCCGCGACTGGCGTTATGACAAGGCGGGCAACCCTAATCCGGACTTTGTTCTGAATCAGAATACGTATAAAGGCGAGATCCTGGTAGCCGGAAAGAACTTCGGTAGCGGTTCGAGCCGCGAGCACGCTGCCTGGGCGATTGCGGGATATGGTTTCCGTGCGGTTGTCAGCAGTTTCTTCGCCGATATTTTCAAGAACAACTCGATGAACAACGGACTTGTTCCGGTTGTTGTTTCTCCTGAGTTCCTGGCAGAGATATTCGCATCTGTCGAGGCTGATCCGAAGGCGACGCTGACGATCGATCTCCCTTCGCAGACGATAACTAACAACGCAACCGGTAAAAGCGAATCCTTTGACATCAACGCATATAAGAAAGACTGTCTGGTAAACGGTCTTGACGATATCGATTACCTCTTGGCTAATAAAGAAAAAATAGAAACCTACGAGGCTTCGCGATAA
- a CDS encoding GxxExxY protein, with the protein MTQNTQTDADFLFKEETDKIIGAFYKVYRTLGYGFLERVYQNALYYELMRLGLDCKVQYPIQVYYEGYIVGEYVADMLINNHLILELKSVEALSQAHEFQLINYLKATRIEVGLLLNFGEHAQVKRKVFKNK; encoded by the coding sequence ATGACGCAGAATACGCAGACTGACGCAGATTTTTTATTTAAAGAGGAAACTGATAAGATAATAGGTGCGTTTTATAAGGTTTACCGTACATTAGGATATGGGTTTCTTGAACGAGTTTATCAGAATGCTCTTTATTATGAACTGATGAGGTTGGGATTGGATTGTAAGGTTCAATATCCTATACAAGTTTATTATGAGGGATATATTGTTGGAGAATATGTGGCGGATATGTTGATAAATAATCATTTAATACTGGAACTGAAAAGTGTGGAGGCTTTGTCTCAGGCTCATGAATTCCAGTTGATAAACTATTTAAAAGCAACAAGGATTGAAGTAGGGTTACTGCTTAATTTTGGAGAACATGCTCAAGTAAAACGTAAAGTCTTTAAAAATAAATAA
- a CDS encoding alpha-isopropylmalate synthase regulatory domain-containing protein — protein sequence MVEIMDTTLRDGEQTSGVSFAAHEKLSIAQMLLSDLGVNRVEVASARVSDGEFEAVKRVAAWAERTGNLHKLEVLGFVDGDASLNWIESAGCRVVNLLCKGSYKHVTEQLRKLPEQHIADIRSVVSLATEKGIDVNIYLEDWSNGIKNSPDYVFLLVDALKDLPIRRFMLPDTLGILNPGNTYDFCKQMVDRYPDLHFDFHAHNDYDLAVANVYSAVRAGIHGIHTTINGLGERAGNAPLSSVIAVIKDQLGGETPVREEKINAASRLVETYSGIHIAPNRPIIGEHVFTQCAGVHADGDSKNNLYCNDLIPERFGRVREYALGKTSGKANIRMNLESLGIDVDDESMRKITERIIELGDKKEMVTTEDLPYIISDVLHHDTMTDQRIRILNYSLSLAQGLRPVATLKIEIDGEAYEESASGDGQYDAFVRALRRIYSDLGRPFPMLTNYSVSIPPGGRTDAFVQTIISWNYAGVDFKTRGLDADQTEAAIKATLKMLNKIEQ from the coding sequence ATGGTAGAAATAATGGATACAACCCTTCGGGACGGGGAACAGACATCGGGTGTCTCCTTTGCGGCTCATGAAAAACTCAGCATCGCACAAATGTTGTTGAGCGATTTGGGAGTGAACCGTGTAGAGGTAGCCTCGGCACGTGTATCGGACGGAGAGTTCGAAGCCGTGAAGCGTGTGGCTGCCTGGGCCGAACGTACCGGAAATCTGCATAAGCTCGAAGTCTTGGGTTTTGTAGATGGCGACGCCTCGCTCAACTGGATCGAATCGGCCGGTTGTCGCGTGGTAAACCTACTCTGTAAAGGTTCGTATAAACACGTAACCGAACAACTCCGCAAATTGCCTGAACAGCATATTGCAGATATCCGTTCTGTTGTATCGCTGGCTACCGAAAAAGGTATTGATGTAAATATTTATCTGGAAGACTGGTCGAACGGGATCAAGAACTCTCCCGATTATGTATTCCTCTTGGTCGATGCGTTGAAAGACCTTCCCATCCGCCGTTTTATGCTGCCTGATACATTGGGCATTCTGAATCCAGGAAATACATACGATTTCTGTAAGCAGATGGTGGATCGTTATCCTGACCTGCATTTTGATTTCCATGCCCATAACGATTACGACCTGGCTGTGGCTAATGTCTACTCGGCTGTGCGGGCGGGAATACACGGTATACATACCACTATCAACGGCTTGGGGGAACGGGCAGGAAACGCACCGCTCAGCAGTGTGATCGCTGTAATAAAAGATCAACTGGGAGGGGAAACTCCTGTCAGAGAAGAAAAGATCAATGCCGCGAGCCGTCTGGTAGAAACCTATTCCGGTATTCATATTGCCCCGAACCGTCCGATCATCGGAGAGCATGTCTTTACACAATGTGCCGGTGTACATGCCGATGGCGACAGCAAAAATAATCTGTATTGCAACGACCTGATCCCCGAACGTTTCGGACGTGTACGCGAATATGCACTCGGAAAAACATCCGGTAAAGCCAATATCCGTATGAATCTGGAATCGCTCGGGATAGATGTCGACGATGAATCCATGCGTAAGATCACCGAGCGTATAATCGAGTTAGGTGATAAGAAAGAAATGGTAACAACCGAAGATCTGCCTTATATCATCAGTGATGTTCTTCACCATGATACGATGACAGATCAACGTATCCGTATATTAAATTATTCATTATCTTTGGCACAGGGACTGAGGCCTGTAGCTACGCTGAAGATCGAGATTGACGGTGAAGCCTACGAAGAATCAGCTTCCGGCGACGGCCAGTACGACGCTTTTGTACGTGCCCTTCGCCGAATCTATTCAGACCTCGGCCGTCCGTTCCCGATGTTGACGAACTATTCCGTATCCATTCCCCCCGGCGGTCGTACCGATGCATTCGTGCAGACGATCATCAGCTGGAATTATGCCGGAGTAGATTTCAAGACCCGCGGCCTCGATGCCGACCAGACAGAAGCTGCCATCAAGGCAACGCTGAAGATGCTGAATAAGATCGAACAATAA
- a CDS encoding methylglyoxal synthase: protein MNKRLTIALVAHDNRKADMVEWAVHNAEFLSHHHLVCTGTTGGLIRNAFDEKGVGAEITCMHSGPLGGDAEIAAMVVRKEVDLAIFLIDDLNPQPHEADIQMLLRQCRVHNVPIACNRYSADLMITSTLWDDDSYVPTEPKYVLFKRD, encoded by the coding sequence ATGAACAAAAGATTGACCATTGCGCTCGTAGCGCACGATAACCGTAAAGCAGACATGGTAGAATGGGCTGTACACAACGCAGAATTCCTTTCTCATCATCATTTGGTATGTACCGGAACGACCGGTGGACTGATACGCAACGCTTTCGACGAGAAAGGCGTAGGTGCTGAAATTACTTGTATGCATTCCGGTCCGTTGGGCGGAGATGCCGAAATAGCAGCAATGGTAGTACGCAAGGAAGTGGATCTGGCGATCTTTCTGATCGACGACCTGAATCCGCAGCCTCACGAAGCCGACATCCAGATGTTGCTTCGCCAGTGCCGTGTTCATAACGTGCCCATCGCTTGTAACCGTTACAGTGCAGACCTGATGATTACGAGCACTCTGTGGGATGACGACAGTTATGTCCCCACGGAACCCAAATATGTGCTATTTAAAAGAGACTAA
- the leuB gene encoding 3-isopropylmalate dehydrogenase, with product MKLNIAVLPGDGIGPEIVEQGMKAVKAICEKYGHELSYKHALVGAVAIDETGNPYPDETHELCMQSDAVYFGAIGSPKYDNNPSAKVRPEQGLLGMRKKLGLFANIRPVTTFPSLLHKSPLRAELIEGADFMCIRELTGGMYFGRPQGRSEDGNTAYDTCVYTREEIERIVRLAYQYAQKRRKKVTVVDKANVLATSRLWRQVAQEIEKEYPDVETEYMFVDNAAMRLVQWPKSFDVMVTENMFGDILTDEASVITGSLGMLPSASIGVHTSVFEPIHGSYPQAAGKNIANPLATILSAALMFEYAFNLMEEGALIREAVAASMDANVVTEDIAENGKAYKTSEVGDWIAEYIAKK from the coding sequence ATGAAATTAAACATCGCAGTCCTTCCCGGCGACGGTATCGGTCCCGAGATTGTAGAACAAGGCATGAAAGCCGTAAAAGCTATATGTGAGAAATATGGCCATGAATTAAGTTACAAACATGCTTTAGTGGGAGCCGTTGCCATCGATGAAACAGGCAACCCGTATCCGGACGAAACGCATGAGCTCTGTATGCAGAGCGACGCCGTTTATTTTGGTGCGATCGGTTCTCCGAAATACGATAATAACCCGTCTGCCAAGGTTCGTCCCGAACAGGGATTGCTGGGTATGCGTAAGAAACTGGGACTTTTTGCCAATATCCGCCCGGTGACGACATTCCCTTCGTTATTGCATAAGTCGCCTCTTCGTGCCGAATTGATCGAAGGAGCAGACTTTATGTGTATCCGCGAATTGACAGGAGGTATGTATTTTGGTCGTCCGCAAGGTAGAAGCGAAGATGGTAATACGGCATACGACACTTGTGTTTATACCCGCGAGGAGATCGAGCGCATTGTTCGTCTGGCTTACCAGTATGCACAAAAACGTCGTAAGAAAGTAACCGTGGTCGATAAGGCGAACGTATTGGCAACTTCCCGCCTATGGCGTCAGGTTGCACAGGAAATAGAAAAAGAATATCCGGATGTGGAAACCGAATATATGTTCGTGGACAATGCTGCGATGCGTCTGGTTCAGTGGCCGAAGAGTTTTGATGTGATGGTGACTGAAAATATGTTCGGTGATATCCTGACAGATGAAGCGTCTGTGATTACAGGTTCACTCGGAATGTTGCCTTCGGCCTCTATCGGTGTGCATACTTCTGTATTCGAACCGATCCACGGCTCTTATCCGCAAGCTGCCGGAAAGAATATCGCAAACCCGTTGGCCACTATCCTGAGTGCCGCCCTGATGTTTGAATATGCTTTCAATCTGATGGAAGAAGGTGCTTTGATCCGTGAAGCTGTTGCCGCCTCTATGGATGCCAATGTCGTAACGGAAGATATAGCAGAGAACGGTAAGGCTTACAAGACCAGCGAAGTAGGGGATTGGATTGCTGAATATATTGCAAAGAAATAA
- a CDS encoding Txe/YoeB family addiction module toxin, with product MAYIIVFEPKAIQDIAELKKSGNKTVITKIERLLLELKEHPTTGTGQVEALKGNLSGFWSRRIDKFNRLIYTIEEEKITVTVVSAKNHYGDK from the coding sequence ATGGCATATATTATCGTATTTGAACCAAAAGCCATACAAGACATAGCTGAACTTAAAAAATCAGGGAATAAGACTGTAATAACCAAAATTGAAAGATTGCTCCTAGAATTAAAAGAACACCCCACCACAGGAACGGGACAGGTTGAAGCTCTAAAAGGTAATCTGTCCGGTTTTTGGAGCAGAAGGATTGACAAATTTAATCGTTTGATCTATACCATAGAAGAAGAAAAAATAACTGTTACAGTTGTTTCAGCAAAAAATCATTATGGAGATAAATAA